CGCGCTCGCGCGGCTGATAGCGCTGGATCAGCTTGGCCACTGCCTCGTCCGCGCAACTGTAGTCCAGGACCAGGACATCCGTGAAGTCCAGGATGGAAACGCACACGCCGTTGAGCTCGCCGATCTGGCTCTCGATGCCCAGGCGCACGGCCTGACCGGTGGGCCGGGTCACGAGGTGCGAGTAGAGGGTGGCCACGGAGCGCCGTACCAGCGCCGACAGGTCAAAGCGCAAGGGCACGATGCGGTCGTGCTCGGTCACGCGGCACCGCCCGTGGCGGCCGGTGCCGAACTGTCCAGGCGAGCCGGCAAGACAATGCAGATCTGTGCGCCCGGGAACGGCGCCAGCCGCTCCTCGAGTTGCGGCGCGTCATCCCAGGGCGGAACGTCCGCGATGCGGGCGGTGCCGCTGCGCACGGAAATCTTGCCGCCCCAACGTCCGACCTGTTTGCGGATCTGCTGCAGCCCCTGCCCGCGGCCGGGGTCATGGAAGCGGGTCAGCCCGTGCAGGAACGCAGCTTCCAGCGCCGTCGCATCACTCCACCGCTCGCCGAAGCGAGCGGCGTGCTGCCCCGCCAGCGAGCCGCGAAAGCCCACGCCCAGGTCCATGACCGCGATCACCACGACCTTGCGGCCCAGACGGCGTGCCCAGTTGTACGTCTGGGTCGCGACCCAACCGCCGGACCCCGCTTCCGCGTGCTCGACGATGTTCTGGCACACTTCCGAAAGAATCACACTGAACTGGAACGCCTCCTTGCCCGGATAGTGGAGCTGCCGCGTCAGGAT
This genomic window from Gemmatimonadota bacterium contains:
- a CDS encoding sensor histidine kinase is translated as MNVLTVPSSVEERTFDQLVDALPQPAERVLLDARQVRWVDPYGMLGLLAVGEVVARSGERPLLRLPNSAEVLSYLTRMDFFEHADRVFELHGGSRRTVDSPSDVLLEITPVRSHGDIHTVVDRVNQRAVTILTRQLHYPGKEAFQFSVILSEVCQNIVEHAEAGSGGWVATQTYNWARRLGRKVVVIAVMDLGVGFRGSLAGQHAARFGERWSDATALEAAFLHGLTRFHDPGRGQGLQQIRKQVGRWGGKISVRSGTARIADVPPWDDAPQLEERLAPFPGAQICIVLPARLDSSAPAATGGAA